In Acidaminococcus fermentans DSM 20731, one genomic interval encodes:
- the gmhA gene encoding D-sedoheptulose 7-phosphate isomerase produces MTSIGGKAQELIGARLLEHEKLVHKVMGSKRLLKAIEEAAGLISLTLASGGKVMFCGNGGSAADAQHWAAEIVGRFQKERPGMAALALTTDTSILTAIGNDYGYDRIFARQVEGLGREGDVLVGISTSGNSDNVLAAIETARAKGIRVIGFTAKGGGKMADLCDVLLDVPSVNTARAQEIHEIMGHIICELVEDYA; encoded by the coding sequence AAAACTGGTCCATAAGGTCATGGGCAGCAAACGGCTGCTGAAGGCCATTGAAGAGGCTGCCGGACTGATTTCCCTGACCCTGGCTTCCGGGGGCAAGGTGATGTTCTGCGGCAACGGTGGTTCGGCGGCGGACGCCCAGCACTGGGCGGCGGAAATCGTGGGCCGGTTCCAGAAGGAGCGGCCGGGGATGGCGGCTCTGGCCCTCACTACGGACACTTCCATCCTGACGGCCATCGGCAACGATTACGGCTACGACCGGATCTTTGCCCGGCAGGTGGAAGGCCTGGGCCGGGAAGGGGATGTGCTGGTGGGAATCTCCACCTCCGGCAACAGCGACAATGTGCTGGCGGCCATTGAAACGGCCCGGGCCAAAGGCATCCGGGTCATCGGGTTCACGGCCAAAGGCGGCGGCAAAATGGCGGATCTCTGCGACGTGCTCCTGGACGTGCCGTCGGTGAATACGGCCCGGGCCCAGGAAATCCATGAAATCATGGGACATATCATTTGTGAGCTGGTGGAAGACTATGCGTAA